A portion of the Ptiloglossa arizonensis isolate GNS036 chromosome 11, iyPtiAriz1_principal, whole genome shotgun sequence genome contains these proteins:
- the Rbcn-3a gene encoding rabconnectin-3 alpha isoform X3, with translation MNCHQILSGACNVGDRCYAVGSVEGISFTAYAAGCNIVILASNFERVQIIPGAVHNYIRISCLDCSTDTGKIAAAYENQVCIFEPTPLIHSTCSHQLEYRWVQTGSLQTESNISSLSWNLEGTRLLTGGELLQLWHQNITPFQEEHTSTVTFSIGGEAESPAPGDSSTGNEPGAWNCVWKCRTASPVHLMSFSPDGTLFATTGFNDRLVKIWLEYKQLFSTRLDHTNITQSTASDSYSFVYVAHPRAVTHLSWRKTSKYMPKGSVSNMLVTSCRDNICRVWAETIPPEAEGLANMSQFEGSDRHGHHGKHRHHSMHKHRFMQRLKHMKTCFHIRRHAKQQHQAGHATAPTLPTLPSTYSVHDFHNNYQGAGHYPTMHFHLAASINAETDIPLVPSLITGDPEREPNFILHWLNNKEMHFTMQAESILQELTRKVVEKEEGLHEQEMDHADHDFEEEGLSKKGIRSQPVQKSGGTIRSTSQEDHSSDEHHTAHTVSSHHSLPHSAHSHQSLSNTTSINSIATDVTSSMNHAPDSLDTKIETLLRDWHHNPDLLFSIHPIDGSFLIWHVEWLDEYHPGSFRQAQISFSTRIPNAFPLGDASTMSHSVSMYSHNTGGPLLNIREVAKSSTKSSNDATETATPLPSLIEQDEEQSTLTSRTGQELLKNIENSSDPNQNAAMKERNGHFGCGKTNQEAVNDFLTHPSPIVSMVSKHSNGTLNLWQLTFADRTKFSQVLSIGHASRASGHRFRVNDITCHPVLPLLVTTSHHNMPECSGSQCQETDSNENLNSIASSDKTMSKDVSSTGFCSELILWRVDPVGPLSKSGGVSELARINSPEISAFSNVAWIPTLLPSTTLGNLSNSPSACFVASDGECLRVYQAVIDARTLLAEVSSSERRSRMMDSMASLSTDISSDDGIRYSIHDRIKIVSQQSTARPGCVIQLDAIADATHDWQNTQFLHVFQEQLITGDRNDDKQTGVDTSVNDLGLMESTLDAMVDLQQSAIFEEPFYIVVLERTQLGTTVHMWRLVIASQPETTGLSGSMMYVPDSHLVQDEEEEGGTPGRYNHPEGRRSRRASQTRRDSQGEFDTFFQRRPQSSHVLITTTKACTQELPLPDGVEVVHAAPAAGHLSSSSIYPACFAPYIVVTACSDSTTRFWKCKVTKGQQPDDKLLYEWCEWEMTRKDQESTIDITGQPLNISAAYSGRIACAYKYGKSFTRPTKNDPDSRYVNLCVAIYECESTGGSEWILEDTIHLKNIHLPRIPVDQHLDLSYLYDSRFLQKKQRLTQVLQTLSHEDVRSPRNGENGESAKSNAGLLAVPSFSTLQSLRKSIIENGNTCPLTQKHLVQLDWVSKEDGSHILTVAVGSKIMLFTPVCSDLAQANMKAMKESQSNNRPILRKASSLAQPQFVDEIRWMKLRKIELTTADGLPPLPMQISWVRDGILVVGMDSEMHVYSQWKPNPKKDCFHSNLQHQESDEFQASRNLRDEDLRTLANETSQRRLANVSSMPHLSRVSSINLTMLDAKKKRGMQNENLNFDYMPDYGLFEASRIACPVLPQYHPKQLMELLNSGKIRWVKAILAHLVRCIGSSYPLRADDESLMKQRGVGGVGVGVGVGVGVGVGVGVGVGVGVGVGGGGGVGVGGGSGWSRSRTMSVSYVGTTSPLEPRGSTTQIPEELTLDYAEITSISPLPLWTLLIADKETNLPHQHKTEDTQDYNELFDNNLDEGESLDDMLEEEYDSSRQKDRRSSVPERQGISHFGPRQGRLLSRLLTHTHLPGLSSLDQMHLLALADTVSTCNVDFAERFAIDAAKNAIAKENLTGIPDGETVSMDSLDDCGLRFLLAMKHYNYLIRCLPLAQRAQFQKQGIASNNLVWAFHSESEEELLGLIPSYAKGQPRWSVLKELGVGWWIRSNTVLKRCVEKIAKAAYQQKQEPLDAALYYLAMRKKNLVWGLFRNKRDERMTSFFANNFTEDRWRKAALKNAFALLGKQRFEHAAAFFLLAAALKDAIDVCLNKLNDIQLAMVIARLYEDDTTSSHMRRLLYEEILGCDKDGRNQDMNKAHPDPFLRSMALWILKDYAGSLNTLLLTNVGTSHPQYNDEADKPEGTTANPNVFNFYVYLRTHPLLIRQYIASTAQDKKKGHSVVISGFSYGTETKSQPDKQLTLEDSITPLERQLYFTTAHAHFKAGCPALALEVLSKLPSKVMETNSEDSPSLLNSPSKSRTQDYQIDTGIISWDIESKKINEDEGIVDWSQPASRKIEEELVLEWDDDAIENDNTESPPLSMKLDRKESNDAKSSEKEEKNSKSPGQLDIMAQQLKFVACLKILMEELSTLATGFEVDGGQLRYQLYVWLEREVDALRQLCSYSVNSDGDANNVSEYEGGGMVDDVQPCTRPGEQPTLHEILVAEKLDFEAKVQRAVRRKKWLKANETLLRTLLSYCSLHGASGGGLASVRMELVLLLQELQQEKTQQQLLSPLPFPTTLPLLSASVACNKTVVADPVRHLQSLAHDMLQTLVELRKPPMPTRNTHYCEVFIMRDLAVALSACIYQSLCDSDTFVTKHQQPESFPAVAEIETFSGGHLVASNRHHRRYSTDDGVCITTTPSKWPGVTNLRALLAREKDEDTPKLNILLCESFVATYMSLFVYALWSCDSHILYRLVGQRFDNSTWSCLFGGGVKKLLRVASTSSQICGPGSMERADSGSNEAQTTAGVVWSTMTSLTKQRVKLNMKLLGQFTGQQPNMKEDKPTYREQFVSPQMSMISYFLMKPHIDSEYADEIDYDSSDSAVSDLDSSEDEEDVFDTNSKPKSKPKDSTEHTNPNSYSWCVMRLAIVKILQEQLQDFLNVAGIEMQELPVSSPLIHGTLAVVAQWQETLREELDNRGPPPINYIPGCAPDPTPTPGKPAIHKYRSLLERGNTPFNTRLASTAPANRLWCYLVRQESAQDVFIRAVFGKRRSLSSILDSNQTAIDNLNRGTTAEDKGSDSGTTSLPEPVRIIHKEQDSISAFCLNQVNPGLMALATLREVQEMNISLLLELPSWLEDECEFDLINLNKPPEPEPVQPSSFLVIQTAADRPLLAQSPQTNSRQPQSGIASQSGRGASVMKGMPAFPGSHDLRFCRFVADRSKHLLQPILKHKIDGIRRISSHPLLPLYLTGSQDGSVSLWEWGHQTAVATPRQPGTFAKVTRVRFSQHGNKFGVADSDGHLSLFQVACREGTARPFFNYRCHSKVTADFVFLGACSLIATAGHGSEGRNVALWDTLLPRKKSLIQDFTCHEQGASSLILAPQHHLLISGGKKGDINIFDVRQRQQRHRFQAHESAIKCLALDPHEEFFVSGAGDGDIKIWGLTVHSLLYSFPGEHPRSSFFKNIGQGVTQLHVDSAGRLFSCGADGSMKVRQLPERDCIVHTLY, from the exons atgaattgtCATCAAATATTAAGTGGAGCTTGTAATGTGGGCGATCGGTGTTACGCCGTCGGCTCTGTCGAAGGAATTTCTTTTACC GCGTACGCAGCAGGCTGCAATATAGTAATTCTTGCCAGCAATTTTGAACGAGTTCAAATAATTCCTGGAGCTGTACATAACTATATAAGAATCAGCTGCTTGGATTGCAGTACCGATACAGGAAAAATTGCCGCTGCGTATGAAAATCAAGTCTGTATTTTCGAGCCTACGCCATTGATTCATAGCACATGCTCTCAT CAATTAGAGTATCGATGGGTCCAAACTGGAAGTTTACAGACAGAATCCAATATCAGTTCGCTGTCGTGGAATTTAGAAGGAACGCGATTATTGACCGGTGGAGAACTACTGCAATTATGGCATCAAAACATAACACCGTTTCAGGAAGAACACA CCAGTACCGTTACTTTTTCGATCGGCGGGGAAGCGGAAAGTCCCGCACCTGGAGATTCAAGCACCGGAAATGAACCGGGAGCATGGAATTGTGTTTGGAAGTGTCGCACAGCCTCACCGGTTCATCTCATGAGTTTCAGTCCGGATGGTACATTATTCGCGACGACAGGATTCAACGATAGATTGGTCAAAATTTGGTTAGAGTATAAACAAT TGTTTTCAACAAGATTGGATCACACAAATATTACGCAATCCACGGCTAGCGACAGTTACAGTTTCGTTTATGTCGCTCATCCTCGTGCAGTCACACATTTATCTTGGCGCAAGACTAGCAAATACATGCCAAA GGGTTCTGTTTCCAACATGCTAGTTACATCTTGTAGAGACAATATTTGTCGAGTATGGGCAGAAACAATACCACCCGAGGCCGAAGGATTAGCTAATATGAGCCAATTTGAAGGATCCGACAGGCACGGTCATCACGGGAAACATCGACATCACAGTATGCACAAGCATCGATTCATGCAGCGACTCAAACACATGAA AACGTGTTTCCACATTCGTCGACATGCTAAACAACAGCATCAAGCAGGACATGCCACAGCTCCAACGTTACCGACATTACCATCAACGTATTCTGTACACGATTTTCATAATAATTATCAAGGTGCAGGCCACTATCCAACGATGCATTTTCATTTGGCAGCTAGTATCAATGCAGAAACTG ATATACCACTGGTACCGAGTTTAATTACCGGAGATCCCGAGAGGGAACCAAATTTCATTTTACACTGGTTGAACAATAAAGAAATGCACTTTACGATGCAAGCGGAAAGTATTTTGCAAGAACTCACTCGTAAAGTGGTAGAAAAGGAAGAAGGATTGCATGAGCAGGAGATGGATCATGCAGATCATGATTTCGAAGAGGAAGGCCTGTCGA AAAAGGGAATACGATCGCAACCTGTACAAAAGTCGGGAGGCACAATTCGATCGACGAGCCAAGAAGATCATAGTAGCGACGAACATCATACGGCTCATACAGTTTCGTCGCATCACAGCTTACCGCACAGTGCTCATTCGCACCAAAGTCTTAG CAATACTACATCTATTAATTCCATCGCAACGGATGTAACGTCTTCGATGAATCATGCTCCGGATTCTTTGGATACCAAGATTGAAACGTTATTGCGCGATTGGCATCATAATCCGGATTTACTCTTCTCGATTCATCCGATAGACGGAAGCTTTTTAATCTGGCACGTTGAATGGCTAGACGAATATCATCCAGGATCGTTTCGACAAGcacaaatttcattttcgacgCGAATACCGAacgcttttccccttggcgacgCTTCCACGATGAGTCACAGCGTATCGATGTACTCTCACAATACCGGCGGTCCCTTGTTAAATATTCGCGAAGTGGCAAAATCATCGACGAAATCGTCGAACGACG CTACCGAAACTGCGACGCCGTTACCGAGTCTGATCGAACAAGACGAAGAACAGTCTACGTTAACGTCGAGAACGGGTCAAGAgttgttgaaaaatattgaaaactcgtccgatccgAATCAGAATGCTGCgatgaaagagagaaacggtcatTTCGGATGTGGGAAAACGAATCAGGAAGCAGTAAACGATTTTCTAACTCATCCCAGCCCAATTGTCTCTATGGTGTCGAAGCATTCAAATGGAACATTGAACCTGTGGCAACTGACGTTTGCCGAcagaacaaaattttcccag GTATTGAGTATCGGACACGCGTCGAGAGCCTCGGGACATCGATTTCGGGTGAACGATATTACTTGTCACCCGGTTTTACCTTTGCTGGTGACGACGTCGCATCACAATATGCCGGAATGTTCAGGATCTCAGTGCCAGGAGaccgattcgaacgaaaatttgaatagtATAGCGAGTTCCGATAAAACGATGTCGAAAGATGTCTCTTCTACC GGGTTTTGCAGCGAATTGATACTTTGGCGCGTAGACCCGGTCGGACCGTTATCAAAGAGCGGCGGAGTTTCCGAATTGGCGCGCATCAATTCCCCCGAGATCTCAGCGTTTAGTAACGTGGCCTGGATTCCAACTTTATTGCCAAGTACCACTTTAGGTAATTTATCGAATTCTCCGAGTGCGTGTTTCGTCGCCAGCGACGGCGAGTGCTTAAGGGTTTACCAAGCTGTTATCGATGCTAGAACGTTGCTGGCAGAAGTATCGAGCAGTGAAAGACGAAGCAGAATGATG GATTCAATGGCGAGTCTCTCGACGGATATATCGTCGGACGATGGTATTAGGTATTCGATCCACGACAGGATAAAGATAGTATCGCAACAATCAACCGCAAGACCAGGTTGCGTGATACAGTTGGACGCTATCGCTGACGCGACGCAC GACTGGCAGAACACGCAGTTTCTACACGTATTCCAAGAGCAATTGATCACCGGCGACAGAAACGACGATAAACAAACTGGAGTGGATACGTCGGTAAACGATTTAGGTTTGATGGAGTCTACTTTGGACGCGATGGTAGATTTGcagcaatccgcaatattcgAGGAACCATTCTATATAGTTGTTTTAGAGAGAACGCAACTGGGTACCACGGTACACATGTGGCGGTTGGTTATAGCCTCTCAGCCCGAGACGACCG GATTGTCGGGATCGATGATGTACGTTCCAGACTCTCATTTGGTACAAGACGAAGAGGAGGAAGGTGGTACACCTGGACGATATAATCATCCAGAGGGTAGGAGATCTCGCAGAGCGAGTCAAACTCGTCGCGATAGTCAAGGCGAGTTTGACACGTTTTTCCAAAGACGGCCTCAAAGCAGCCACGTTCTTATCACAACCACGAAAGCTTGTACTCAGGAATTACCATTACCGGACGGAGTTGAG GTGGTACACGCGGCACCAGCCGCTGGACATTTGAGCAGCTCTTCCATATATCCTGCTTGTTTCGCACCGTACATTGTAGTGACGGCGTGCAGCGACAGCACGACACGATTTTGGAAATGTAAAGTGACAAAGGGTCAACAACCGGACGATAAGCTTCTTTACGAGTGGTGCGAATGGGAGATGACACGGAAGGATCAGGAATCCACGATCGATATTACAG GGCAACCGTTGAATATAAGCGCAGCGTACAGTGGACGAATCGCGTGCGCGTACAAGTATGGAAAATCGTTTACGCGACCGACGAAAAACGATCCCGACTCGCGGTACGTGAATCTGTGCGTCGCCATATACGAATGCGAAAGCACCGGTGGGAGCGAATGGATTCTAGAAGACACTATACACCTAAAGAACATACACTTACCGAGGATTCCGGTGGATCAGCATTTAGACTTGAGTTATCTCTACGACAGTAGATTCTTACAAAAGAAGCAAAGGCTCACTCAAGTGTTGCAAACATTGAGCCACGAAGACGTAAGAtcgccaagaaacggagaaaacggagaaagcgCAAAATCGAACGCGG GTTTGCTGGCAGTTCCGTCGTTCAGCACTCTCCAATCTCTGCGAAAGTCCATCATAGAGAACGGCAACACTTGTCCACTTACCCAGAAACATTTGGTTCAACTGGATTGGGTGTCGAAGGAGGATGGCTCGCATATTTTAACGGTCGCCGTTGGATCGAAGATTATGCTGTTCACACCGGTTTGTTCGGACCTCGCGCAAGCCAATATGAAAGCGATGAAGGAATCGCAGAGCAACAATCGACCGATATTGCGGAAAGCTTCGTCGTTGGCGCAGCCACAATTCGTCGACGAGATTCGTTGGATGAAACTACGAAAGATCGAACTGACCACGGCGGATGGTCTGCCTCCGTTGCCCATGCAAATATCTTGGGTGAGGGACGGGATTTTGGTAGTCGGCATGGATTCGGAGATGCACGTTTACTCACAGTGGAAACCAAATCCTAAGAAGGATTGTTTCCATTCGAATTTACAACACCAagagtcggacgagtttcaagcGAGTCGAAATTTAAGGGACgaagacttgcgaacattggcGAACGAAACGTCGCAGAGACGGCTGGCGAACGTGTCTTCCATGCCCCACCTTTCTCGCGTGAGCAGCATCAACTTgacgatgctcgacgcgaaaaagaaacgaggtatgcagaacgaaaatttgaatttcgactACATGCCGGATTACGGTCTGTTCGAAGCGTCGCGTATCGCTTGTCCGGTTCTGCCTCAATACCATCCGAAGCAACTGATGGAGTTGCTCAACTCGGGGAAAATTCGCTGGGTAAAGGCGATATTGGCCCACCTGGTTAGATGCATAGGAAGCTCTTACCCGTTGAGGGCGGACGACGAGAGCCTGATGAAGCAACGCGGCGTCGGTGGTGTCGGTGTCGgcgtcggtgtcggtgtcggtgtcggcgTCGGTGTCGgcgtcggtgtcggtgtcggtgtcggtgtcggtggcggtggcggtgtcggtgtcggtggcGGGAGCGGATGGTCCCGTTCGAGAACAATGTCGGTCAGTTACGTGGGAACGACGTCGCCGCTGGAACCGAGAGGCTCGACTACCCAAATACCGGAAGAACTCACGTTGGATTACGCGGAGATAACCTCGATATCCCCGTTGCCGCTTTGGACGTTGCTGATCGCGGACAAGGAAACCAATCTACCGCATCAGCACAAAACCGAGGACACGCAGGACTACAACGAACTGTTCGACAACAATTTGGACGAAGGCGAGTCGTTGGACGACATGCTGGAAGAAGAGTACGATTCCTCGCGGCAAAAGGATAGGCGTTCCTCGGTCCCGGAACGGCAAGGAATATCGCATTTCGGGCCGCGGCAAGGAAGATTGCTCTCGCGATTGTTGACGCACACCCATTTGCCCGGGCTCTCCAGCCTCGATCAGATGCACTTGCTCGCTCTGGCCGATACCGTGTCTACCTGCAACGTGGACTTTGccgaacgattcgcgatcgaCGCCGCGAAGAACGCGATCGCGAAAGAGAATTTGACCGGAATCCCCGACGGCGAAACGGTCTCGATGGATTCGTTGGACGATTGCGGGCTACGGTTCCTACTGGCCATGAAGCATTACAATTATTTGATACGTTGCCTCCCGCTCGCCCAGCGAGCGCAGTTCCAGAAGCAGGGTATAGCCTCGAACAACCTCGTTTGGGCGTTTCATTCCGAATCCGAGGAAGAGCTGCTCGGCTTGATACCCTCATACGCGAAAGGTCAACCAAGGTGGAGCGTATTGAAGGAGCTCGGCGTAGGTTGGTGGATCAGAAGCAACACCGTGTTGAAAAGGTGCGTCGAAAAGATCGCGAAAGCGGCCTACCAACAAAAGCAAGAACCTCTGGACGCTGCGCTCTACTACCTCGCCAtgagaaagaagaatctcgtttGGGGGCTGTTCCGAAACAAAAGGGACGAGAGAATGACCAGTTTCTTCGCGAACAACTTTACGGAGGATCGCTGGAGGAAAGCGGCCTTGAAGAACGCGTTCGCTTTGCTCGGCAAGCAGAGATTCGAGCACGCCGCCGCCTTCTTTCTATTGGCAGCCGCGCTCAAAGACGCGATCGACGTGTGTTTGAACAAATTGAACGACATACAGCTGGCAATGGTCATCGCTCGACTCTACGAAGACGATACCACCTCTTCCCATATGAGAAGGCTGCTCTACGAAGAAATTTTAGGCTGCGACAAGGACGGCCGAAACCAGGATATGAACAAGGCTCACCCGGATCCGTTTTTGCGCAGCATGGCCCTCTGGATACTGAAAGATTACGCCGGCTCGCTCAACACTTTGCTCCTGACGAACGTCGGGACCTCGCATCCCCAGTACAACGACGAAGCCGACAAACCCGAAGGCACCACAG cgAATCCAAACGTTTTCAACTTTTACGTTTACCTTCGTACCCACCCGCTGCTCATCAGACAGTACATCGCGTCCACTGCCCAAGATAAGAAGAAAGGTCATTCGGTGGTTATATCCGGATTTAGTTACGGCACGGAGACCAAATCGCAGCCCGACAAGCAATTAACTTTGGAGGACAGCATCACTCCGTTGGAAAGGCAGCTGTACTTTACGACAGCGCACGCGCACTTCAAGGCAGGATGTCCCGCTCTCGCGCTCGAAGTTCTTTCGAAGTTACCCAGTAAAGTAATGGAGACCAATTCCGAAGATTCCCCCA GTTTGTTGAACAGCCCGAGCAAGTCCAGAACGCAAGATTATCAAATAGACACGGGTATCATCAGCTGGGACATTGAATCGAAAAAAATCAACGAGGACGAAG GTATCGTCGATTGGTCCCAACCTGCGTCGCGCAAAATCGAGGAAGAATTGGTGCTCGAGTGGGACGACGACGCGATCGAAAACGACAATACCGAGAGCCCGCCTTTGAGCATGAAGCTGGACAGAAAGGAGTCGAACGATGCTAAATCGTCGGAGAAAGAGG AGAAAAACTCGAAATCGCCCGGTCAATTGGACATCATGGCGCAACAGTTAAAGTTTGTGgcttgtttgaaaattttgatggaagaACTGTCGACGTTGGCAACGGGTTTCGAAGTGGACGGTGGTCAACTTCGATACCAGCTGTACGTGTGGCTGGAACGGGAAGTGGACGCCCTTAGACAGCTTTGCAGCTACAGCGTAAATTCggacggagacgcgaacaacgTTTCGGAAT ACGAAGGCGGCGGTATGGTGGATGACGTGCAACCGTGCACCAGGCCCGGTGAACAGCCAACGTTGCACGAAATATTGGTGGCCGAGAAATTGGATTTCGAGGCCAAAGTACAAAGAgccgtacgaagaaagaaatggttgaaag CAAACGAAACTTTGCTGCGAACCTTGTTGTCCTATTGTTCGTTACACGGAGCATCGGGTGGTGGTTTGGCGTCCGTAAGAATGGAGCTTGTTCTCTTGTTACAAGAGTTGCAGCAGGAAAAGACGCAGCAGCAGTTACTCAGCCCTCTTCCGTTCCCAACCACGCTTCCTCTCCTAAGCGCCAGCGTAGCGTGCAACAAAACCGTCGTGGCGGATCCGGTCAGACACTTGCAG TCCCTTGCTCACGATATGCTGCAAACATTGGTGGAACTGCGCAAACCGCCGATGCCGACGAGAAACACCCACTATTGCGAAGTATTTATAATGAGGGATCTAGCGGTAGCTCTGAGCGCTTGCATTTATCAGTCGCTTTGCGATTCCGACACTTTTGTTACGAAACATCAACAACCGGAGAG TTTTCCAGCGGTTGCCGAGATAGAAACGTTCTCCGGCGGGCACTTGGTGGCCTCGAATCGACACCATCGAAGATACTCGACGGACGATGGCGTATGCATTACCACGACGCCCTCGAAATGGCCCGGTGTTACCAACTTGCGCGCGCTATTGGCTCGCGAAAAAGACGAGGACACGCCGAAATTGAATATTCTCCTTTGCGAATCTTTCGTGGCCACCTACATGAGCCTGTTCGTCTACGCCCTTTGGAGCTGCGACAGCCATATTCTCTACAGGCTCGTGGGTCAACGATTCGATAACAGCACGTGGTCTTGCCTTTTCGGTGGCGGTGTGAAGAAATTGTTGCGCGTCGCGAGCACGAGCAGCCAG ATTTGCGGACCGGGTTCGATGGAGAGGGCCGATAGCGGTTCGAACGAAGCGCAAACCACCGCTGGGGTCGTATGGAGCACCATGACGTCGTTGACCAAGCAACGCGTAAAACTGAATATGAAATTATTGGGCCAGTTCACCGGTCAGCAGCCAAACATGAAAGAGGACAAGCCTACCTACAGAGAACAATTCGTGTCGCCTCAAATGAGCATGATCTCCTATTTTTTAATGAAG CCTCACATAGATAGCGAGTACGCGGACGAAATAGATTACGATTCGTCCGACTCTGCGGTGTCGGATTTGGATTCCTCCGAAGACGAGGAAGACGTGTTCGACACCAATTCGAAACCAAAGAGCAAACCAAAGGACAGTACGGAGCACACGAATCCAAACTCGTACAGTTGGTGTGTCATGAGATTGGCCATAGTCAAGATACTGCAGGAGCAGCTCCAGGATTTCTTGAACGTCGCTGGCATAGAGATGCAAG AACTACCCGTGAGTAGCCCGTTGATCCACGGAACGTTGGCTGTCGTGGCGCAATGGCAGGAAACGTTGCGCGAAGAGTTGGACAACAGGGGACCACCGCCGATCAATTATATTCCCGGTTGCGCACCGGATCCAACGCCCACTCCGGGAAAACCAGCGATACACAAATATCGATCATTGCTCGAGAGAGGCAATACGCCGTTCAA TACGCGGTTAGCGTCCACGGCTCCGGCCAATAGGCTCTGGTGTTACTTGGTTAGACAAGAATCGGCGCAAGATGTTTTCATTCGTGCCGTGTTCGGGAAACGAAGATCTTTATCGTCGATATTGGACAGCAATCAAACCGCGATCGACAATTTGAATCGTGGAACAACGGCGGAAGACAAGGGCAGCGATAGCGGAACCACGAGTTTGCCCGAACCTGTGCGAATTATTCACAAGGAACAAGATAGCATCAGCGCGTTCTGTTTGAACCAG GTGAATCCAGGTTTGATGGCTTTGGCCACTCTTCGCGAGGTACAAGAAATGAATATATCGTTGCTGCTCGAACTCCCATCTTGGTTGGAAGACGAATGCGAGTTCGACCTGATCAATTTGAATAAACCACCGGAACCGGAACCGGTACAGCCGAGCAGTTTCTTGGTGATTCAG